A region of the Callithrix jacchus isolate 240 chromosome 5, calJac240_pri, whole genome shotgun sequence genome:
AAGAGGCTGATCAGCAGGAACACCCCAGAGGAAGGACATCGTTAGCGATAGATTTACATACCGTCAGCTCACGGTAACTGATTAGTACAGAGCCAGCTGGGCACGTTATTCGGGATGCCTTTGATGCTGTGGTTTTCCGGAGCTTGCTGGCTGCATGCTTGCTGCCTTTGTTCGTGACACAGGGAATTACTTGATAAAATGAAGTGCATCGCTGTGAACGATTGACCCTTTGGAACAATCCAGGCTGGTCAGCAGTCTAAAACCACACTTCAAAGCCATCATGATAGCCTCAAACTTAAGAGTTTCCAGGGTACAGACAAAGGTGTTGTCTTCCTTCAGTACAAGTCGAGTGCCATTTTCAGACTTTATGAAGTATTTAAATTGGATGATATTTGATGATATTGAAAACTCCTCTGGAAATCCATCCAGCCTGCTTTTGGACACTAGAACAATGCgagactttatttttgagatgaaatcagGAGCATTACAGAAGATTCTCAGTCCTTGTGAACGATCGTGGTTATCTGTTATTTCCAAGAAAGTAGTCTCTCTGGGTGTTAGCTGTTCTTTCTCCCACCTGGATTTCACTTCCTCTGCCAGTCCCTTGAGCTGAAAGAATTCTGCTTCTTGTGCAAGAAGTTGGTTTTCTCGAAACCCTTCGGGCAATAGAAGTTCTCCATTTCGCAGGAAGTTTAGGACATGCCTGAAGAGGAGCCCATCCCTGTCGATGAAGTAATGACCATCAGCATCAAATGGGCAGAGGATTTTTCCGTTTACTATACCTTCAAGAAAAGTGTCTGGGTATTTGGTGAGTGTTTGCTTTTGAGTGATGTATAAATAGCCACCAACGTTGAGGGTCATCAGCGTGGATTTGCACTTCCTTCCTTGCCCGGCATCTTCCAGGCTGTTGTATTTCCCTtcatcctccttttccttttctcttctgtttatttTACGTTCCATTTTTTGAAGATACTATTTCAGCTTGTTCTTCTTggctttgagatttttttcaaaagaaacactACCACACAAGCACGCCTTTATTCAGCCCCAGCCTGGTGATGGAATGGAGATGCTGGCAGCGTCGCCTGCGCTGTCAGCTCAGTTTTGCAGTAGGTGGCGTATCAGCCTATGTATGCAGGAGCGTTCTGGAGTAAGACAGAGAAGAGAATGTGCATTTAACTGTATCAGGGAAGGGGTTTGTTTTGAAAGGATTTTCATGTCTATCCTCTGAATAATAAGAGATACTCAGAGTAAATTGGATTTCCTCTTGTCAGTTAAACAGATCCAAATGTGGATCTTTTTCAGCCAAATGTGAATTTTTGACTATTCCTAACTgccaaagttattttttaattaggcaGACTTAATATTGAATAACATTGtcatctttcagaaaataatgcATATTGGTTTAGTGTCATCTTTTTAAAGTAGATATGAGTAGGAAACGTAGGACGAAAATTTTAGGTGTATAGAATTTTCTTTCCCGGGAAAAGTCACTCATTTCACAGCAGTGTAGTCATTTTTGAGACACAAGTAAGAATACCTAACGTGCTACTTGTGACACTGCACTTGAATTTAATCGCATTTGCGTGTGATTCTGATTTGGAGATCTTTGTTAAAGGATGTTAggaaaatttcttaattttttattatttattttatttttaccctaaaagtaaaaagaaaaaaaaaatcaaataggctTTACAGTAAGCACTTACTTTTCTTGGTTAAGATTTTATGTGGAACACGCATGAACTTGTTTCACTTGAAGCCTGCTTCTGCGCTGAACAAAGATAGGACAAGTGTAGAAAATACTGTAACTGAGTATATGCACGTGCACTTACGCTAAGTGTAGAAAATACTGTAACTGAGTATATGCACGTGCACTTACGCTAAGTGTAGAAAATACTGTAACTGAGTATATGCACGTGCACTTACGCTAAGTGTAGAAAATACTGTAACTGAGTATATGCACGTGCACTTACGCTAAGTGTAGAAAATACTGTAACTGAGTATATGCACGTGCACTTACGCTATAGGAGGATAGGAGAACAATGCAGACTCAGAATACCTGCTACAAAATAGTGTCACGGGTAAGTTAGTTTGTTCCACAGTGGGCAAAAGACATCACCAAGGCCTAACCTTGTCTTACAGCTTGGGAGCTGGAGCAGTGAGTGATGTCACCCTCTACTCCCCACGTCTTTTCCCTCTATCCCCTGTAACTTCCCTTCCAAAGCAGTTTAGGGTTCTGACTTTCACTTCTACCATTTAAAGGCTCAGTGGTAGGAAATGAGAACACTGTCCTCAGTACTGTTATTTGGTCTATCTGCTAAATTATTCTGAGGaactacattttgttttttgtttttgtttttttaatattttttgtagagacaagtttttgtcatgttgcccagactggtctcaaactgctggattcaagggatctgcccacctcagcttcccaaagcgctgaaattacaggcacaagccgcTGTGCTGGGCCACGCTGTTAAAAGTTAGACTTTAGTTTATATTTCTCTTgcattaaaagtattttaaattatttaactgtACGTTGACATAGAAGTATTGGAAGAGATTCTTCTAAAAtgcatactttttattttcttaacaatatgagattttcagatataaaaaattatatttttaaagtgatctTGATGTTAACATTTATGTATTATCGAGATTATCAAAAGTTCATTGAAATCGAACTAGAAAACTAAGGCATCGTGTTTTTAGAGCTGTGTTTTTGCTTAGAGACTATGAAATTCAACTTACTCATTTCACCAAAGATGAAATTGCATTCCAGAGAAATTTTAGTGTTTTATCTAGGACTTTACAACAGAGCCAACGTTTTGACTAAAACTTCCTTTCAGTCCTGCAGCACTTACGACCTACCTACTCTTATATTTTGACAATCTCATGTATgtcttgattttgcttttttagaTTGTCATTTCTGTCAGTACAGCTTTTTAAGAAATACTGAATAGAGTTTGAGGGAAAAGGGATACAACTTTGGAAGTACATTCATGGAATTCTGACATTATCGTTACAGGTAGTCACTGCACGTGAGTAGCATCATATAATAGCAGAATCAAAAAGGCATAACAGTTTCATTTACAGGTATAGTTCTCTCTTTTTGAACTCTATAGGATACCAGAATTAGTGCAGTGTAACTGCAGTGTAGTGATGGAGACTGTGCTAGCACGTTCTTGCTTGTTTAAATCAGGTGACGTGGATGAATATTGTGTACTCTGGGTCTGCTTCCTTACACTCTGTTTGGCCTGTCTATAGATGTCGTCATGGGGAAAACCCAATACTACTACTGCTTTTGGAGGATGGGCTTCCATGGGGCGATGAGAGGGCAGGAGTGAGGCAGGACTGCTGGAAGTGGGACTGCTGACCTCTTCAGTCATCACTCCAGGGCCGCTTACACTCCTAACTCAGAGGAAGATTTTGTCTGCCTTTGCAGACAGAAAGATAAAACATTCTGAAAGGCTGGGGTCCTGTTTCCTAGTCAGTGTGTCTGGTTTCTGCTGCCAGCTTTTCAGAACCACTGATGAGTGCTCCTTGTTTCTGCAGGCTTGTCTGAACAGACCCTGAACCGTTCCATCGTGTGCCTCTTCTCCTTGATTGCTTTTTCTCACTCTGGACTTCACTCTGGTGTTCTTGGCTTTTCCAAAGTTGACATGTATGATTTCTTTGCCACCATGGCCTGGCAGCGGTAGTGTAACTGAAGCCTTGTCTTAGTGCCTGGCTAATACAAATCTATAGGACTTTTGTGTCCTCTTTGCCACAATTTGCagacttaagaaagaaaaatggaggctgggcatgttggctcgtgactgtaatcccaccattttgggaggctaaggcgggcaggttactggaggccaggagtttgagaccagcctggccaacatagggaaaccccttgtctaccaaaaattttaaaaacaattagctgggtgcattGCTgtatgcctgtagtgccagctacttggggggctgaggcaggagaatcgcctgagcctgggaggtggaggttgcaatgagtccaGATAGCCCcgttgcccttcagcctgggcaacacagtaagaccctgtttcaaaaaaaaaaaaaatggcatccaGTAGGCCCCACCATATCCCTGTTACCCCATATTACCTCCAGTGAATCATGACTGCGGTTCATGGAAATGACAGGAGTTCGTTGATCTTTTCTGCCTGTGGTGATACACGTGCCCCTTGGGAGAAAGCCAGAGCACCTCTTTTTAGTCTAGTCTAAATTTGTATTTACTTGTATTCActagggggtggggagtgggtgtTGCTTGTCTGAGGTAGTCTCAGCAAGGTCTCCACAGCCCTAAAACGATTAAAAATGGTGTTTCAGAACCTGTACCAAGGGAGACATCCCTGAATCACGGGACTGTGTTTCTCTGCCTCATTGCAGATACAAACTAGAATTACTCAGTGGTTTCAACAGAAGGGTTTAAACCACACATGTCAAAAATTAGCTCTGCCTTTGcaggcaaaatttttaaaaaatgtgaaagattGGGGTCCTGTTTCCTCCTCAGTACCTTGACTCTTTATCAGAGCTCGGTCACCTCTGTGTTGGACATCTGTAATCATACATAACTAACTTTGAGAATTAAAACTGGTCCTGGGTATGTGCATACTCTATAATTAATTGGGTCAAATGCCTAACTGAATCCTGGCAGAACCTTCCACTATGAGATAATGCTAATGTCCTACCATCTGCATAAGGCAGAACTCATTCCAGGCCAGTAGCAGGAATTCCCATCTTTTCTACCAACTCCTTTTGGGAAGTGACGTCTTTGTCATCTGTGATTGATGCAGGACATCATCGTAGTATACACTTCCTCCATTTATGTCAGAGATACTCCCGTGCCGTGGAAGAAAGGGGAATCTTACCAGGAGGGGTTCTCTCCTGATTCGAAGATACAAAAGGTGTGATAATTCTAGACTTAATAGGTTACTCCTCTGTAAAATTCAAACACTCTTCAAGGAAAAGGGAGGTCTTAGAAGCTGCTTTTGCGAAGAACAGGGAGCTTCTGTCTCCACATTCTCCCCTTCTATCAAATCTTGCTTGTTGTCAGCTGCATGCGTCTGTGCTTGTCTTCTAAAAGGATTTCGTTCGCATTACCctagaaagaaagtaaaagcgAGAGAAGTTGCTGTCAGTTTTTCATTTAAACCTGACTCTGTGTCTCTGCCTTGAACTTCTCCACATTTTTTGGTTTATTGTGCTTTGACCTTCCTCTGCCTGTCACAAGCTGAGTTTCTTTAGCAGGTGCCTGCTTCTTCATAGCCTCCTGTCTGAATGTAACCACCATTCATTCTGATTCAGCTACGAATGTTTTGCGTTGGCTTCttttatgtgttaaaaataaGTGACACTGTCTAATGTATTGACGTATTTTAAGAATCAAGATTTTCTCATgttaatataattctttttaaatgtccAAATTTTAgttatgtttcaaaatatttaattcatctgcTTTAAATGTTGTCTGGGACTGGTATTGTCCTAATAAAAGGTCTGTGGCAGCCACTTTATGTCACTGATGGGACACAGCATCTCACAAACTGTGCAGAGCCGGAACCTTCTTAGGACCAATGGGACATGACCTCAGACCAGAAGGTCATGTGAACATGCAAAGGTCACTCCAGCGCAAAGAATACAGCTGTAAGCATTCTGCAGCGTTGAACTGTGTCTTCACGGAAACCCAGGAAAATTGTCTACATTGGCAAATGTTTTAGCCTCATCTGAGGAGTGTAGAAAAAAACAAGGCCCTGTGTGTTCAAAGGAGTGGAAATAAAAACAGCAGACCAGCGCAGAGGTTCAGGTGAAATTCCATCCCACATGTCTCTGATTTTCACCCAGAGGTCATCTTGGCAATTTGTGAATCACattaattcatgttttaaatgtACTTTGGGAAATGAGTATTTCAGGGAAAcctgtgttttataattttgtaaacaGAAGTTATACCTTAAGTTTTTTAAAACGAAGCTTTTTTGAAATATGATCTATGCGTTATTATTTACTGGAAAATTATATTGTAACCAGATGAGCACAGCTCTTCTATAAGGCATCAAAATATTGTACAGAACTCATTTTTATAGTGCTGTTTGGCAAAATGCAACTTTACTTTCtctttgggaaaaatattttaagctaaTAACCATTATCTATAATCTCAAAATGAGGGGCATTACTTTGAAAACCCTCGTGAAGGTACTACAGTTATGGAGGAGGTGAATAAAGAGGGTCTCTGTTGCCGGAGGGAGCCTCTGCCACTTTCCTCCTGTTTCCTGCGCACTTCACACCCTCTGGTGTGttcagggaggagagagaagagtaggGAGGAGTTGAAAATTAGGGATGGAGAACTCTATCAcatcacacatttttttcatatttaccaTTTTTGTAACTGAGCTACATTTTAACATCATTAGCTCGTCAAACTTTAGTGACAGTATTTTGTCTTGGTGGCACACAAAATAATGGTTTATACTACAAAtgatagcatctttttttttattattgaaacatcatcttgctctatcaccaggctgaagtgcagtggcgcgatcccggctcactgcaacttgttttttagtttcaagcaattctcctgcctcagcctcccgagtagctgggacaacaggcatgcaccaccatgcccggctaattttttgtacttctagtagagatggggtttcaccatgttggccaggatggtttcgatctcttgacctcgtgatccacccgcctcggcctcccaaagtgctgggattacaggcttgagccaccctgcccagcgaTGGCATCTTATAGTTGATAAAATATTGGAGTAGCTCTGTGAGTTATTCCCTCCGTATaacaagaaagtaaaattaacagacagggaggagggaaagagttTTGCAGGAAGATAAGAGAGGAGATAGAGGGAGAGACAAAAAAGTGTGACTGTTTGATATTAAGATTAGGCAaactattttataacttttataaaattaaattttatttcttgatacagggtcttactctgcctcccaggctggagtgtagtgatattatcacagctcactgcagcctcaacctcctgggctcaggtgatcctcctgccttagcctcccgtgtagccgggggccacaggcatgtgcctcacacctgactacttttttaatttttttgtggacaCTGggtcactttgttgcccaggctaggctcaagctatcctcctgtatcagcctcccagagggttaggattacaggcgtgagccatcatgcacAGCAGAATTCCTGAAGATCAAATAGAGATGGGAACATCACTTCACAATTTGAATAAAGACCAGCTTTTTAATGATACAGGGATAGAAAGTTTGCCTAACTGGTTTGTTAAGATGCTCGTGTCTTTTATTAATAGACCTCACCTGAGAACCACAGACAAACACACTTCtaggaacatattttaaatgagaagaaTAGAGACTACTAGGAATATTAAAAATGGTTTACCTTTTAAAGGTACCTGCttctttaaaagattatttcttcAGTCTTTTCCCAGAGAGTGTCGACACAGATATGATATAATTAAGAGTTAGAAGAGTAACTTTGAAGTCTGGAGGATCAGCCTGAAGTGTTGGTCAGTAGTCCTCTGGTCTGTGCTTTTACAGGAGTTGGAAGTCCTCTTAAAGGCCTCCACATTCAGCTGGACCCAGAAGGTCTTTGGAGATGAGTGCGTGTTGACTTCCTGATGCCCGAGGCTTCCCGACACACCTGATTTCGTGGCTTACATTCCAGTGCTGACAAGCAGTGCCGCTGCAACTTGTTGAAACTGGGGATGCCTTTGTAAGAAGTGCCAGTGTCATTTGTCCTCGGTTCTTTGACAGTAGAGTACGTCGCAAGTTCAGAGACAGGCTAGTCCAGTCCAGCACGGGGCACaggtttaaatattttcaagccTTTGGCAGCTTcttaacattttgttgttgttctttttttactcaaagaaaatgtaattatatCTATGTCTTTCGGAAAGTACTAGAGCAAACAAAATGaaccttaatgaaataaagcaaccTCAGTTGGAGAGGAAGGCGTTTGTATTCAGGGAGAGAGACCTAGAAGAGATCTCAGGCATTCTAGTAATGTCATTATTTTAgatgctgaggcccagagatATAAAATAACTTCTCCAGAGTAACACTGCTGTTTAGCAACAGAATCATAACCACAAGCCTTCAGTTCCTTTTATAGGATATGCTTTAATATACTCaacctttaaaattttctctcgAGTTTTTTCTGATTGTCGGTGGTgagatatacataaataaattactgTCATCAACGATGTCTGTTCATACTCAGTTAGATTCTTTTGGTTGCAAGTAGCAGAAACCAGTTAACAAACCAATCTAGCCAATAAAGGGGTGTGGAGGAGAACTTAGAAAGGATCTCAGACTATTTCCCAGAATTCAAAGAAGAGCAAATGGCCAAAGATAAGAATTGAGCCATTCCTAAGCCTTTGGTAGGATGGGTTTGTGTGGCTTCTCTGCAGAGTACTGGCAAGACCATTTCCTTCTAGTAATTTGTAGTGCAAGCCCCTTAGTTGAACATTTCAAGCACAGGAGTGAGCAAGCACAGACACATACCAGAAGCCATTGCTAATGCCATTCCCACCACCTTCAGTGTCTTCCTTATCCCCACCCACCCCAGTGTAAATCCCCCCCATTTTTCAAGGTCCAGCAcaatcatttctttctcttcaaaaCTTCTTGGCCGGGTGCTCACCCCTGTAaatctagcattttgggaagccaaggcaagtggatcacctgaggtcaggagtgtaagaccagcctggccaacgtggtgaaaccctgtctccactaaaaatacaaaacttagcctgacgcagtggtatgtacctgtaatcccagctgctcaggaggctgaggtaggagaatcacttgaatccaggaggtggaggttgcagtgagccaagattgtgccactgcacttcagcctgggcagcaatggaggcttaaaaaaagaaaaaaaaaaaaaaaccacttcttGATCCCTAGCTCGACATAATCTCAgagagacaaacacacacacacacactctctctctctctctctctctctctctctctctctctgtgtgtgtgtgtgtttgtttgtgtgtgtgtttaatcccagtactctgtGTATGTCTTTGTTTTATAACATTTAACATATTCAACTTGACAGAAGAATCTCAcagccatggtgaaaccccgactgtactaaaaatacaaaaattagctgggcatggtggtgtatgcctgtaatcccagctactcaggtggctgaggcatgagaatcgcttgaacccaggaggcggaggttttggtgagccaagattgcaccactgccctccagcctgggtgacagagtgagacttcgtctcagaaaataaataaaataaatgtacatttagTTGCTGACATATATGTAGGACAAGGCCTTTGCTTTGAATATAGGATACTGACTGACCAtctgctttctttgtttttcaaaaattaaacccACCATTTAGTTTTcgaattcttttttgagacagtctccctctgtcgcccaggcaggaatgcagtggtgtgatctcagttcactgcaaccgcAAGCTCCCATTTTCAGAGAAAGCCTCCCAGATAGCTAGAGCTGCAgccatgcaccaccgtgcccaggtttgtttgtttgtttgtatttttagtagagacagagtttccctgtgttgcctgggctggtctgaaactcctgacctcaagtgatctgccctccttggcctcccaaagttctgagataacaggcgtgagcccccacacctggctccaTCATTTAGTTTAGATTTTCCATTTTGGTTTCTTTGAAAAGGAGCAAGAACTTAGACGCTGTGAAACTGTCTAAATGCAGACTCTTTCTagacttcttttcttcccttccagtCTCCAGTTGCCTCACCTATGCCTAATCCAACAGTGTTGTGTCACAGCTTCCTTATTTATATCATCGCACCAAAGCATTCTCCGTAGTCTATAGAAATACCCCCCAAACTCCCTCCCATACTTGTAATTGGcttatgtaatatataatcaaATCACATAATTATTAAGACGAATGTAAACAAGTTCTAGCATAGTTTGAGCAGAAGGGTGTGGGAGTGCTAGGGATGAACCTGTTACCCACCAGTGTGTGGTGAGCCGTGGGCACCTGTGACTGTATAAACGGCAGGCACTTGAGGGCCTTTGTCAATCCAGACGTGAGTCAAGTAGAGGTGTTTCAGCAGTGCTTCTGATGTTGTACAATGATGGACATGCCTGTCTTACCATCCTCTCAGATGTGGTCTGGGAACCACTGTGCAGAGGGGTCCCCGAGATCCTTTCAAGGCATCAATGACGTCAAGACCGTTTTTATAATTATGCTAATGgctgcttcatttttttcattctcattctctagaaatttctcaattttacttTCTAATATGGTAGATATCGGCAGTT
Encoded here:
- the KCTD4 gene encoding BTB/POZ domain-containing protein KCTD4, with amino-acid sequence MERKINRREKEKEDEGKYNSLEDAGQGRKCKSTLMTLNVGGYLYITQKQTLTKYPDTFLEGIVNGKILCPFDADGHYFIDRDGLLFRHVLNFLRNGELLLPEGFRENQLLAQEAEFFQLKGLAEEVKSRWEKEQLTPRETTFLEITDNHDRSQGLRIFCNAPDFISKIKSRIVLVSKSRLDGFPEEFSISSNIIQFKYFIKSENGTRLVLKEDNTFVCTLETLKFEAIMMALKCGFRLLTSLDCSKGSIVHSDALHFIK